TTTCACTGTTTTTTCATGTATAAAATTATAGGagatttttttccatttcttatAGAATTGACTCACGCTATATTTTCAACTGGAATATATGGAGAATCATAGCACCTCTATTTTCCAACCTAAACAATGATAAGCATCTAATTGTATCCATTTTATAAATTGATCTTTTGTTGTCCTGCCACCTCTATATCATCATTCTCCTGTTACCACTGCTCAATTTTTGGGAGTGATTCTTCCACCTATGGATTTTTATCTGACATAGAGATTAAAAGTTTAaatgtacttatcaaaaaagtttAAATGCTCTGCTAAGTAAACCTTTTGAATGCTTTTTTAGATAATTGTGCTCATATCATGGTTAATTACTTGCCTAAACAATATTTCCTTCTTCAGTATAACTTAATAGATGTTCAAGCTACATGTATCAAGAGGCTgtattgtccaaaaaaaaaattccctacaGGACTAGTAACAACATGCCTTTGCATGATGTATGCTTTGCTTTTGTACATTAAGTACTAATATTTGTCGTTATGATTATCTCTTTGTAGTGGAGAGTTAGTCAGTTAACTCTTTATGCAATTATGTAAATGAATTTAACTTTGCACCCATGGCAATGGATTTCAGGTAAAAGATGCTCTCGTCCAGTTTGAAACAGCACTTAATTTGGATCCTAACCCTCTGGAGGCCCAAGCTGCACTTTATAACAAAGCTTGCTGTCATGCCTACCGgtgaaatttcatttttgttttcttttagtcTCAACATTATTCAACTATGTTGAAGTTGCTTCTAAGGGGTTAAATGAACGGTCACTAGTGATCTCTAGTTCAAATGGCACATCCCCCTCACACAAGAATGGAGGGAGGGAGAGGTCATTGGTTCAAAACCCACTGCTgaatgtgtaacttaccaattaaaagaaagaaaaaaaaggtgaaacaGATGATCAGcataatttaaatgaaataatatGAACTATAGCTAAAGACATTAGGTTTAATGCTTCCTTGGAGTTACTTCCACAGAAGCCATATAGTGTAGCTTGTCTATCAGGCTCCAAAGTAAGAATCTTCTTTCAAAGGAAGGCCTTGATTTAGTCACAGGTACTTGCATATGGTTATTAGTCAATCACATTGATCATATTCAGTTTTCTCAATTTCCATGTATTcttcttaaaaagaaattacCAAGATAAAAAGCTACTAAAAGGTTTTGGTTTGTATCTTTCTATGAGGTTAAtgttttaaaactcaattttaaatatattacaCATTGCTTAGCAAAGCTGATggatccttttttttctttttcttttttggaagaGGGGAAGGAAAAAAAGCTGCTGATTGTCTACGAACTGCATTGAGAGAGTATAACCTCAAATTTGGTACAATTCTGAATGATCCTGACTTGGCCTCCTTCAGAGCTTTGCCTGAATTCAAGGAATTGCAAGAAGAGGTTTTTTCGATGAACTTTGGCTACTTTATTTCTACtgcaaccccccccccccctctctccccCCTCCCCCTTCTCTTGCACACAATGAGAGCATTTCTAGCCACCTTTAACCGTACATGTGTCTGTGCTTAGTGTTGTATAATTTGTTCATAGCCAGTCCCAAGCTCAGAAATAAGGAGGGTTGCAGTAGGTTGAAGGTTAACATAAAATTTAGTCACTTTATTATGAATGGATTCAGTAcaaatttcttttggaaaaacTAGTCTGTTGAGGATCTATACAGCCAACCCCAAATTTTAGGACTAAGGCGTGGTTGTTGTATGCATACTCAGTTTTTCCTAACCACCTAAAAGTAGGAAGTGAGAATTTCTTGAATGGATTTTACCAATGATTGAACCCTCGCCATAATTCTTCCATCTATGGATTCAAATTCTTAGACATTATATCAcataattattttctatatttacaGGCTAGGCTGGGTGGGGAAGATATAGGCTACGGTTTTCGAAGAGATCTCAAACTCATTAGTGAAGTCCAAGCACCATTCCGGGGGGTTAGGAGATTCTTTTATGTGGCATTCTCTGCAGCCGCCGGAATATCATTGTTCTTTACCATTCCCAGGATATTTCGTGCAATTAAAGGTGGTGATGATGCCCCTGATTTATTGGAAACTGCTGGAAATGCTGCCATTAATATTGGAGGTAAACATTAAGCCTTTACCTTTATACAAAGAGATTGATATTTGATTGagatatgtgtgtgtatattgtCTTTGGTGAGTTAACCCAGGATATTTTGTTTAGAATAGTCATTAGTGCATTAGTATGATTGTTGAGCAAATATGTTACAACTTGCTTCTTAAAATGACTAAGCTTTTGAATCAGCATTCTACAGGTATCATTGTTCTTGTGGCATTGTTTCTCTGGGACAACAAGAAAGAGGAGGAACAACTTGCACAGATATCCCGAGATGAAACTCTATCAAGGTTGCCTTTGCGCCTTTCCACTAATCGAGTTGTTGAACTCGTGCAGCTGCGAGACACTGTTAGGCCAGTTAGTATCAACACCTAATTTTGCTCATTTTGTTCATATCAAAATATTGGTTGCATTTTGCTTCACCTCTACttttaaacaaagaaagaacTTTTATGTGATATACAAATTGAACAGTTTCAGTTTTTGtctgaaaatatatttttattttgtattttcattaatatattGTCATACTTTCCAGAGTGATATCATTGCAACATAAACTAATAGGTTTGTTTCAAATTAGTACTATTGTGTCATAGCTATAAATGTTGGTTTCTCAATATTTTAAAGCATCTCATGTGCTTGGAATATATAAGCTCAAGCCAAAAAGCCACTTGTTTCATTCCAATTTTTTAGCATAGCCTACTCATTAACTGATAGTTAACTGTTCTTTAACTTgtagaaagttttttttaaatacaaaaacaaagttGATGAAGAGCTCCGAATTAGTTTGTTCTATAGCTTGTCTACAAGCTCTGGCAATAGGacaataagaaatatatatatatatatatatatatatatctctctcttaaGTAGGACAATAAGAAAGTTATCCTGGAACAAGTAGTTGCATGGACTGATTTTCACGCACCCAATGGAAATGAAGgcataaaaaagttaaaatccAATCCAAGTTGAGAGTTCGGAAATTCACTAGAAGATGTTATTTAGATTGAATGAATGCAAATAAGGGATGCTTATTGAATCaagaaaatatagaaagaaGACATATAATTGAACTCAGCCTAAAAGTACAGTATAGAGCACACTGCACATAGAACTCCAACAGAAAAGAATCAAGGAATGACCACACGAGAGAGGATATAAAATCCTCTTTCTTGCCTTTGTTTTTGTCAATTTCTTCACCTAAGCCAGTTAGCATCAATTCTTAATGTTGCTCAAATTGCTCATGTCAAAATTTGTGTGCACTATTCTAAATTATTATTCATGCACCAGTGTCATCAAAGTATTTCCTGAAATGTTGGTTGCAT
The sequence above is drawn from the Quercus lobata isolate SW786 chromosome 12, ValleyOak3.0 Primary Assembly, whole genome shotgun sequence genome and encodes:
- the LOC115971221 gene encoding protein LOW PSII ACCUMULATION 1, chloroplastic isoform X2, with protein sequence MAVATLALHSQLLSFSNSKTRPRQKPWLPHKPNLLNSQTRTHFYSISCSSSSTSESPEANVETAEFYVNSGLQLFSKGRVKDALVQFETALNLDPNPLEAQAALYNKACCHAYRGEGKKAADCLRTALREYNLKFGTILNDPDLASFRALPEFKELQEEARLGGEDIGYGFRRDLKLISEVQAPFRGVRRFFYVAFSAAAGISLFFTIPRIFRAIKGGDDAPDLLETAGNAAINIGGIIVLVALFLWDNKKEEEQLAQISRDETLSRLPLRLSTNRVVELVQLRDTVRPVILAGEKEAVSSAIQTAERFRTDLLRRGVLLVPVIWGQGTAPQVEKKGFGVPRKAANALPSIGEDFEKRAQSITTRSKLKAEIRFKAEVVSPAEWESLGG